One part of the uncultured Celeribacter sp. genome encodes these proteins:
- a CDS encoding ABC transporter permease: MMKRVFDLMIEYNFIVIFLLVVVIASFLSENFLTTTNIANLFQQAAVVGVVAVGMSFVILTGNIDLSVGSVTALCGMVVAVLLAQGMPIWLAVLFALMTGAACGALMGAITAYALVPSFIVTLAGLVSFRGVTYLLTDGVPVSGLPREFASLATTMVPILPGMQVSSMGLIFVLTCVVAGILLRLTIFGETVYATGGNAEAARLSGLPTRGVIVLVFTLAGTMSALGGLLLTSRLRIGQPTAGQGLELDAIAAVVLGGTSLFGGRGGVLGTFFAVMLLQVLRNIFNLLGLGSFYQMTATGVIIVAAILLNRFIDIRRGRG; this comes from the coding sequence ATGATGAAAAGAGTCTTCGATCTTATGATCGAATACAATTTTATCGTCATCTTTCTGCTGGTTGTGGTTATCGCTTCCTTCCTGTCGGAGAATTTTCTGACCACGACAAATATTGCCAACCTGTTTCAACAGGCTGCCGTGGTCGGTGTGGTCGCCGTCGGGATGAGCTTTGTGATCCTGACCGGAAATATCGACCTGTCGGTGGGCAGTGTGACGGCGCTCTGCGGTATGGTGGTCGCGGTGCTTTTGGCGCAGGGGATGCCGATCTGGCTGGCTGTTCTCTTTGCGCTGATGACCGGGGCCGCCTGTGGTGCGCTGATGGGGGCGATCACCGCCTATGCGCTGGTGCCCAGCTTCATCGTGACGCTGGCCGGGCTGGTGTCGTTTCGCGGCGTGACCTACCTGTTGACCGATGGGGTGCCAGTTTCGGGTCTGCCGCGTGAATTCGCCTCTCTGGCGACCACGATGGTGCCGATCCTGCCCGGAATGCAGGTCAGTTCCATGGGACTGATCTTTGTTTTGACCTGTGTGGTGGCGGGGATTTTGCTGCGGCTGACCATTTTCGGGGAAACCGTCTATGCCACCGGTGGCAACGCCGAGGCCGCACGCCTATCCGGCCTGCCCACGCGGGGGGTGATCGTGCTGGTGTTCACGCTGGCCGGTACGATGTCGGCGCTTGGCGGGTTGCTTTTGACCTCGCGGCTGCGCATCGGTCAGCCAACCGCGGGGCAGGGACTGGAGCTTGACGCCATTGCTGCCGTGGTGCTGGGCGGGACCTCTTTGTTCGGCGGGCGCGGCGGGGTTCTGGGAACCTTCTTCGCGGTGATGCTGCTTCAGGTCCTGCGGAACATCTTCAATCTTTTGGGCCTTGGCTCCTTCTATCAGATGACTGCGACCGGCGTGATCATCGTGGCGGCCATCCTGCTCAACCGTTTCATCGACATACGCCGGGGGCGCGGCTGA
- the deoC gene encoding deoxyribose-phosphate aldolase: protein MTNDMTPSKVASHGFERVTGTAFDPSWFETARVNLSAAERRASSLTARRSVKKDWQAAWLAQAITCIDLTTLAGDDTPGRVARLCAKARAPLRADLMEALGLERLTVGAVCVYPTMVAPAVRALEGSGVPVASVATGFPAGLTPMSTRLAEIRYAVEQGAQEIDIVITREYVLTGQWSKLYDEIAAMREACGDAHMKAILATGDLQTLSNVYKASMVAMQAGSDFIKTSTGKEGVNATLPVSLTMVRALRDFRDRSGQIVGFKPAGGIKSAKEALSWLILMKEELGTRWTRNDLFRFGASSMLGDIERQLEHYVTGRYSAANRHALA, encoded by the coding sequence ATGACGAATGACATGACACCCTCAAAGGTTGCCAGCCACGGGTTCGAGCGAGTGACCGGAACGGCCTTTGATCCCAGCTGGTTCGAAACCGCACGGGTCAATCTGAGCGCAGCCGAGCGGCGCGCCAGTTCCCTCACCGCGCGACGCAGCGTGAAAAAGGATTGGCAGGCCGCCTGGCTGGCGCAGGCCATCACCTGCATCGATCTGACGACGCTGGCCGGGGACGACACGCCGGGGCGTGTCGCGCGGCTCTGTGCCAAGGCGCGTGCGCCGCTGCGGGCGGACCTGATGGAGGCACTGGGGCTGGAGCGGCTGACGGTGGGCGCCGTCTGCGTGTATCCGACGATGGTTGCGCCTGCGGTGCGGGCGCTGGAGGGCAGCGGTGTGCCTGTGGCCTCTGTTGCCACCGGGTTCCCCGCGGGGCTGACGCCGATGTCCACACGGCTGGCCGAGATCCGTTACGCGGTCGAACAAGGCGCGCAGGAAATCGACATCGTGATCACGCGGGAATATGTGCTGACCGGTCAATGGTCCAAGCTTTACGATGAAATCGCGGCGATGCGTGAAGCCTGCGGGGATGCGCATATGAAAGCGATCCTGGCGACCGGGGATCTTCAGACGCTGAGCAATGTCTACAAAGCCTCGATGGTGGCGATGCAGGCAGGGTCTGACTTTATCAAGACCTCCACCGGCAAAGAAGGAGTGAACGCCACTTTGCCCGTCTCGCTGACCATGGTTCGGGCCTTGCGGGATTTCCGGGACCGCAGCGGTCAGATTGTCGGTTTCAAACCTGCGGGCGGGATCAAGAGCGCCAAAGAGGCGCTGTCCTGGCTCATTCTGATGAAAGAGGAACTGGGAACGCGCTGGACTCGCAACGATCTTTTCCGGTTCGGGGCGTCATCCATGCTGGGCGATATCGAACGCCAGCTCGAACACTATGTTACCGGCCGCTATTCGGCTGCGAACCGCCACGCGTTGGCTTGA
- a CDS encoding aldehyde dehydrogenase family protein, producing the protein MKIKEIMETMDYGPAPESNPEVKAWLAGHAEGIGHYINGSFVKAEGALTDVINPADDTVLARLAKAGAEQVDAAVKAARAAQPKWAALGGHERARYLYAIARQVQKRERFLAVLETMDNGKTIRETRDADIPLVARHFYHHAGWAELLDSEFPDHAPCGVCGQVIPWNFPLLMLAWKIAPALAAGNTVVMKPADLTPLSAQAFAEICAEIGLPAGVVNIVQGDGDTGALVTGHPDVDKVAFTGSTAVGRRIRDQLAGSGKKLSLELGGKSPFLVFEDADLDAAVEGVVDAIWFNQGEVCCAGSRILVQEGIAPVFFAKLKARLETLRIGDPLDKTMDVGAVVSKTQLERIRMLVAAGEAEGATLHSAPMALPESGSFCAPGFFTGTAPAHRVSQEEIFGPIATTLTFRTSDEAVQLANDTRYGLAATIWSQDIDRAISVAAQVKAGVVWINGTNMFDAGAAFGGYRESGFGREGAREGMLEYLVPRGAKASRKRPEPALSISAVPATGKHDVAEIDITAKLYIGGKQTRADGGQSYTVTGKGGAVIGQAALGNRKDIRNAVEAAAKARGWGGVTGHNRAQVLYYLAENLAQRRAEFEALLVRSTGASTKQAATEVDTAIRRCFWYAAQADKFDGAVHATKQRHVTLALNEPWGVMGVVCPDEMPLLSMLSLILPAIAMGNRVVAIASQSHPLVAAIFYQVLETSDVPAGVVNLITGGRDELTRTLADHDEVACLWYCGSAEGAATVEKSSTGNLKATWTDNGVLRDWLSLTEGQGRAYLRRATQVKTVWLPYGE; encoded by the coding sequence CTGAAGATCAAGGAAATCATGGAAACGATGGACTATGGACCGGCGCCGGAAAGCAATCCCGAAGTAAAGGCCTGGCTGGCGGGCCATGCCGAGGGGATCGGCCATTACATCAACGGCAGTTTCGTCAAAGCCGAAGGCGCGCTGACAGATGTGATCAATCCCGCCGATGACACGGTTCTGGCGCGGCTGGCCAAGGCCGGGGCGGAACAGGTCGATGCTGCGGTGAAAGCGGCACGCGCCGCGCAGCCCAAATGGGCTGCGCTGGGCGGGCACGAACGCGCCCGCTATCTCTATGCCATTGCGCGTCAGGTGCAAAAGCGCGAACGCTTTCTGGCGGTGCTCGAAACCATGGACAACGGCAAGACGATCCGTGAAACGCGCGATGCGGATATTCCGCTGGTGGCCCGGCATTTCTATCATCATGCCGGCTGGGCAGAGCTGTTGGACAGCGAATTCCCGGATCATGCCCCCTGTGGGGTCTGCGGTCAGGTGATCCCCTGGAATTTCCCCTTGCTGATGCTGGCGTGGAAAATTGCGCCGGCGCTGGCAGCGGGCAACACCGTGGTGATGAAACCGGCCGATCTGACGCCGCTCTCCGCGCAGGCCTTTGCTGAAATCTGTGCAGAGATCGGCCTGCCTGCCGGTGTGGTGAATATTGTGCAGGGCGATGGCGACACCGGTGCGCTTGTGACCGGCCATCCGGATGTGGACAAGGTTGCCTTCACCGGGTCGACTGCCGTGGGGCGACGCATTCGCGACCAGCTTGCCGGATCGGGCAAAAAACTGTCGCTGGAACTGGGGGGCAAATCGCCTTTCCTGGTGTTTGAAGATGCCGATCTGGATGCCGCCGTGGAAGGTGTGGTCGATGCGATCTGGTTCAATCAGGGCGAGGTCTGCTGTGCCGGGTCGCGTATTCTGGTGCAGGAAGGCATTGCGCCGGTTTTCTTTGCAAAGCTGAAAGCCCGGTTGGAAACGCTGCGCATCGGCGATCCGCTGGACAAGACAATGGACGTGGGGGCCGTGGTCTCAAAAACGCAGCTGGAGCGCATTCGGATGCTTGTTGCGGCGGGCGAAGCCGAAGGTGCAACTCTGCATTCTGCGCCCATGGCCTTGCCCGAGAGCGGCAGCTTCTGCGCGCCGGGCTTCTTTACCGGAACCGCGCCCGCACATCGTGTCAGCCAGGAAGAGATTTTCGGCCCGATCGCCACGACGCTGACGTTCCGGACCTCGGATGAGGCGGTGCAGCTGGCCAATGACACGCGCTATGGTCTGGCCGCGACCATCTGGTCGCAAGACATCGACCGGGCGATTTCCGTCGCCGCACAGGTGAAGGCCGGTGTGGTGTGGATCAACGGCACGAATATGTTTGACGCGGGCGCGGCCTTTGGCGGCTATCGCGAAAGCGGTTTCGGTCGCGAAGGCGCCCGCGAAGGGATGCTGGAATATCTTGTGCCGCGTGGCGCGAAAGCCTCCCGCAAACGGCCTGAGCCTGCACTTTCGATCAGCGCAGTTCCTGCGACGGGCAAACACGATGTGGCCGAGATCGACATCACGGCAAAGCTCTACATTGGCGGCAAGCAAACGCGTGCCGATGGTGGTCAAAGTTACACGGTGACCGGCAAAGGCGGTGCCGTGATCGGTCAGGCGGCGCTCGGCAACCGCAAGGACATCCGCAACGCAGTTGAGGCGGCGGCGAAAGCACGCGGCTGGGGCGGGGTGACCGGGCACAACCGGGCACAGGTTCTCTACTATCTGGCGGAAAACCTTGCTCAGCGCCGTGCGGAATTCGAAGCCTTGCTGGTGCGCAGCACCGGGGCCAGCACGAAACAGGCCGCAACCGAGGTCGACACCGCGATCCGCCGCTGTTTCTGGTATGCGGCGCAGGCGGATAAATTTGACGGGGCGGTGCATGCCACCAAGCAGCGCCATGTGACCCTTGCGTTGAATGAACCTTGGGGGGTGATGGGGGTGGTGTGCCCGGATGAGATGCCCTTGCTGTCGATGCTGTCTCTGATCCTGCCTGCAATCGCCATGGGCAATCGCGTGGTCGCCATCGCTTCGCAAAGTCACCCGCTGGTCGCTGCAATCTTTTACCAAGTGTTGGAAACCTCTGACGTTCCGGCGGGGGTGGTCAATCTGATCACCGGGGGGCGTGATGAGTTGACCAGGACACTGGCGGATCACGATGAGGTCGCCTGTCTGTGGTATTGCGGCAGTGCGGAGGGGGCCGCGACGGTTGAGAAAAGCTCGACCGGCAACCTGAAGGCCACCTGGACGGACAACGGCGTCTTGCGCGACTGGCTGTCCCTGACCGAGGGGCAGGGCCGTGCGTATCTGCGCCGGGCCACACAGGTCAAAACCGTCTGGCTGCCCTACGGCGAGTGA
- a CDS encoding serine hydrolase domain-containing protein, with translation MMFAPFLSNSLRGSLSPDAGPGFCAVWRSRKDAELLHEAQGRAHLFPAGPRLSERTSCHVASIAKVATSFLTFDACLDGRLSLTDRVAGLVGDLWPGIEADLGALLDHRAGLHDFWELLALAGYEAGDVIESADVRHALAGIDLQDASRVGRHAYSNTGFLILADVLRRVWGEADLDVILQRRMAGPLGLARTRFVERWDVPAAEEEPRAAVAYVWTPQGFVENTARYAIPGPTSLRTTAQDLARLSEAFVRRTHPAVAAMLARGPEADLPGQQAYRSGLFFFRGAQGDWSLVGHRGSDWGFQASWFTDLSSGRMAAVLSNASHPDFEFAALRYFDCAAPKSPAVTGVRWPFADAQARLFGAEGALLALQPVSGGRIEVMGGAVPAEWQAQQAAYVVARGGGALAFEAGQEGAALVFQERFTRHQLPLAGFAAGSPPTDGRYRLQDSGIHIVLQADATGMVLGYGRDRHIRLALCANGGFAGEGFVLAPGLSAELKDHWCLSTQRIGQIALTPS, from the coding sequence ATGATGTTTGCCCCTTTCCTGTCAAACAGTTTGCGCGGGTCGCTTTCACCGGACGCGGGGCCGGGGTTTTGCGCTGTCTGGCGGTCGCGCAAAGATGCGGAACTGCTGCATGAGGCGCAGGGGCGCGCCCATCTGTTTCCAGCGGGGCCGCGGCTTTCCGAACGGACATCATGTCATGTGGCCTCGATCGCCAAGGTCGCGACATCTTTCCTGACGTTCGATGCCTGTCTGGACGGGCGCCTGTCCTTGACGGACCGGGTGGCGGGGCTGGTGGGCGATCTCTGGCCGGGGATCGAAGCTGATCTTGGCGCGCTTCTGGATCACCGCGCGGGGCTGCATGATTTCTGGGAGCTTCTGGCGCTGGCGGGCTATGAGGCCGGCGATGTGATCGAGAGCGCGGATGTGCGGCACGCGCTGGCCGGGATCGATCTGCAGGACGCGTCCCGGGTCGGCAGGCATGCCTACAGCAATACCGGCTTTCTGATTCTGGCCGATGTTTTGCGTCGGGTCTGGGGCGAAGCCGATCTGGACGTGATCCTGCAACGCCGGATGGCGGGGCCTTTGGGGCTTGCACGGACTCGTTTCGTCGAGCGCTGGGATGTGCCGGCAGCAGAGGAGGAACCGCGCGCGGCGGTTGCCTATGTCTGGACCCCGCAGGGGTTTGTCGAAAACACGGCGCGCTATGCGATCCCTGGGCCGACGTCTTTGCGCACGACAGCGCAAGATCTGGCGCGGTTGTCCGAGGCCTTTGTGCGGCGGACCCATCCGGCCGTTGCCGCGATGCTGGCCCGCGGGCCAGAGGCGGATCTGCCGGGGCAGCAGGCCTATCGGTCGGGTCTGTTCTTCTTTCGTGGTGCGCAAGGGGACTGGTCTCTTGTCGGGCATCGGGGCTCGGACTGGGGATTTCAGGCGTCCTGGTTCACGGATCTGTCCTCTGGGCGTATGGCGGCTGTGCTCAGCAATGCCTCCCATCCGGACTTTGAATTCGCGGCGTTGCGGTATTTTGACTGTGCGGCGCCCAAAAGCCCGGCGGTGACCGGCGTGCGTTGGCCCTTTGCCGATGCACAGGCGCGGTTGTTCGGGGCAGAGGGCGCTTTGCTGGCATTGCAGCCGGTTTCGGGGGGGCGGATCGAGGTGATGGGCGGCGCGGTGCCGGCGGAATGGCAAGCGCAGCAGGCGGCCTATGTCGTCGCCCGGGGCGGGGGCGCGCTGGCGTTTGAAGCCGGTCAGGAAGGGGCTGCGCTGGTGTTTCAGGAGCGTTTTACCCGTCATCAGTTGCCGCTGGCCGGTTTTGCGGCGGGCAGCCCGCCAACGGACGGGCGGTATCGTTTGCAGGACAGCGGCATTCACATCGTGTTACAGGCCGACGCGACAGGGATGGTGCTGGGCTATGGTCGTGACCGGCATATCCGGCTTGCCCTCTGCGCCAACGGTGGTTTTGCGGGGGAAGGCTTTGTGCTGGCGCCGGGGCTGTCGGCGGAGTTGAAGGATCACTGGTGCCTGTCGACGCAGCGCATCGGACAGATTGCGTTGACGCCAAGCTGA
- a CDS encoding rRNA adenine N-6-methyltransferase family protein: MSDFTQLRTTMVDTQVRPSDVTKFPIIEAMLTVPRENFVPVEKRETAYVGGDVPLGNGRVVLDPRVLAKMLDVLNIQDDELVLDLGCGLGYSSAVIARMAQAVVAVEEDEALAKEAAAALAENGSDNVAVEVGQLAAGAAQHGPYDVAILQGGVEEIPDEILAQVKEKGRICAIFLDGALGVVRIGYKIDGEMSWRMVFNATASVLPGFEKRAEFAL, translated from the coding sequence ATGTCCGATTTTACCCAACTCCGTACCACCATGGTCGATACGCAAGTGCGCCCCTCTGATGTGACCAAATTCCCGATCATAGAGGCGATGCTCACGGTGCCGCGCGAAAACTTTGTCCCGGTTGAAAAGCGTGAAACCGCCTATGTGGGCGGTGACGTTCCGCTTGGCAACGGGCGGGTTGTGCTTGATCCGCGCGTGCTGGCCAAGATGCTTGATGTGCTCAACATCCAGGATGATGAGCTGGTGCTCGATCTTGGCTGTGGTCTGGGCTACTCGTCGGCCGTGATCGCGCGTATGGCGCAGGCCGTTGTCGCGGTGGAAGAAGACGAAGCCCTCGCCAAAGAGGCCGCTGCCGCTCTGGCCGAGAACGGCTCTGACAACGTTGCCGTCGAAGTTGGCCAGCTGGCCGCCGGTGCTGCACAGCATGGTCCTTATGATGTTGCGATCCTGCAAGGCGGTGTTGAAGAAATTCCCGATGAAATTTTGGCACAGGTGAAGGAAAAAGGGCGCATCTGTGCAATTTTCCTCGACGGAGCCCTTGGCGTCGTGCGTATTGGGTACAAGATTGATGGAGAAATGTCTTGGCGCATGGTGTTCAACGCGACCGCGTCGGTCCTGCCGGGATTTGAAAAACGCGCGGAGTTCGCGCTGTAA
- a CDS encoding TolC family outer membrane protein has protein sequence MSRTTGFKRALLAGAAAVAMTVAPIAGWAESLGDALASAYKTSGLLEQNRATLRAADEGVASAMSALRPSLGYQYSGSKTFGPDGNVLKAWSETLAFAASMEVYTFGRNRLSVDLQKEVVLATRASLLNVEQQVLASAVSAYMGVREAQALVNLRQSAVRLNQQNLSAARDRFDVGEITRTVVSQYEAQLASARANLAAARGELSAARETYKVAIGHYPQSLSSPPNIALPVKSLEAAVSVGVQRHPGIIALQHQAAAQDLAVEIAERNMLPTVEAGITQSYTDTFDLGDGNTSISAGVSGPIYSGGAIASAVRSAVANRDAARAELLQTTREVEQGIRTNWAMLSVYAASEEASNSYVEAQRVAYNGVREEADLGASTTLDVLDAEQDLLDAQVSAIQARIARETQAYAVLQSVGMLTAEQLNLNVPVYDPSAYYNAVKNAPTRHVSPQGEKLDRVLQGLLKQQ, from the coding sequence ATGAGCAGAACGACAGGTTTCAAACGCGCGCTTCTTGCGGGAGCCGCCGCAGTTGCCATGACGGTGGCGCCGATCGCAGGTTGGGCGGAAAGTTTGGGCGATGCGCTGGCATCTGCTTACAAGACGTCCGGGTTGCTGGAACAGAACCGTGCCACCCTGCGGGCTGCAGACGAAGGCGTCGCTTCCGCCATGTCGGCACTGCGCCCGTCTTTGGGCTATCAGTATTCCGGGTCCAAAACCTTTGGGCCGGATGGCAATGTGCTTAAGGCCTGGTCGGAAACTCTGGCCTTTGCGGCCTCGATGGAAGTCTACACCTTCGGGCGCAACCGTCTGTCCGTCGATCTGCAGAAAGAGGTTGTTCTGGCCACTCGCGCCAGCCTCTTGAATGTTGAACAACAGGTTCTGGCCAGTGCGGTCAGCGCCTATATGGGCGTGCGCGAGGCGCAGGCTCTGGTCAACTTGCGTCAAAGTGCGGTGCGTTTGAACCAGCAAAACCTCAGCGCGGCGCGCGACCGTTTCGATGTCGGTGAGATCACCCGCACTGTAGTGTCCCAATATGAGGCGCAACTTGCGTCGGCCCGCGCCAATCTGGCGGCGGCACGCGGGGAGTTGTCTGCCGCGCGCGAAACCTACAAGGTTGCCATCGGGCATTACCCGCAGTCCTTGTCCAGCCCGCCCAATATCGCATTGCCGGTTAAATCTTTGGAAGCTGCCGTGTCTGTCGGTGTGCAACGTCATCCGGGGATCATTGCGCTGCAGCACCAGGCTGCAGCACAGGATCTTGCGGTGGAGATTGCCGAGCGCAACATGCTGCCGACGGTCGAGGCGGGGATCACCCAATCCTACACCGATACCTTTGATCTGGGCGATGGTAACACCAGCATTTCGGCCGGCGTGTCCGGCCCGATCTATTCGGGCGGTGCAATCGCCTCTGCCGTGCGCAGCGCGGTTGCCAACCGTGATGCCGCCCGTGCCGAGCTGCTGCAGACCACCCGTGAAGTCGAACAGGGCATCCGCACCAACTGGGCGATGTTGTCGGTTTACGCCGCCTCCGAAGAGGCGTCCAACTCCTATGTCGAAGCGCAGCGCGTCGCCTACAACGGTGTGCGCGAAGAGGCCGATCTTGGGGCGTCGACCACGCTGGACGTGTTGGATGCGGAACAGGATCTGCTGGATGCACAGGTGTCGGCCATTCAGGCCCGCATCGCGCGCGAAACCCAAGCTTATGCAGTTCTGCAATCGGTTGGTATGCTGACAGCGGAACAGCTGAACCTCAATGTGCCGGTCTATGACCCCTCTGCCTATTACAACGCGGTCAAAAACGCGCCGACCCGGCATGTCAGCCCGCAGGGCGAGAAGCTGGATCGCGTGCTGCAAGGTCTGCTGAAACAGCAATAA